A section of the Pseudomonadota bacterium genome encodes:
- a CDS encoding NACHT domain-containing protein, whose protein sequence is MNKKLFLSAVSSEFERYRELLAGDLRRPTLDVAVQDEFIVADGTTLQKLDDYIRACDGVVHLIGKAVGAIPESRAVETLLQTYPDLPDTLPPLAAALAQPEPGLSYTQWEAYLALYHQRPIFVYRPTDFDQSVCECPRTDRFTQDAAQESAQRDHYNRITALGHDRGQFLNPERLSSAVLRDLVDILPALEQPIEVPPTRLTHSAEQLVGRDGELTVLDDAWNNPQINLVVVRGKGGEGKTSLVATWMAELAFKQWRGAERVLDWSFYSQGTRDQSGATAEFFINQALSDLGDPDPTAGGPEERATRLAQLINDRKTLLVLDGLEPLQYPPGAMQGALKDAGMAALLRGLVARNTGLVLITTREKVTEIQQHYGRAAIDHDLSVLSPLAGAQVLFNAGATRAGAATIAPDDEELKKASDEVGGHALTLFLIGQYLRLTENGDIRRRDTMRLADAEHEYVNDATRPYGHAFKAIEAYESWFKSGDDSAQLQLSILRMLGLFDRPAAAACLNAIRTSNIAGFTDVWQQQPDRAWRMALARLKEIKLIEQSDNGTVDAHPLIREYFANQLQTNMPEAFQAAHSALFDFLCESTEHQPETLPGLQPLYEAVTHGCLAGRHSEANHKVYDARILRGTGIDGFYSSSKLGAIGANLAAVAAFFDRSTSGPWSTVSPKLKKDDQAWMLNEAAVSLRALGRLTEALQPMQAGSDMLVQQENWKQAAKAASNLSELQLTLGRVPDAVTTARQSVSYADQSGDAFERMSKRTTAADALHQSGERNEAGTLFAEAEGMQQKRQQQFQLLYSLGGFRYCDWLLAPAEQTAWQLLLDQSVAGAKALHTQTLAEVERRGNKMFEWRVPGDSLLDIALDHLTLARVGLIRAILATPLPQPTLDLTQVADAVGGLRAAGATNHLPKSLLTAALYHAVRGEQDLADKHLSETQQIAERGPMPLFLADTHLTRARLFQDREALANARTLIDKHGYGRRAGELADAEAALES, encoded by the coding sequence ATGAATAAAAAACTCTTTCTGTCCGCCGTCAGCAGCGAGTTCGAACGTTACCGCGAGCTGTTGGCGGGTGACCTGAGAAGACCAACATTGGATGTTGCGGTCCAAGACGAATTCATCGTCGCCGACGGCACCACCTTGCAGAAGCTCGACGACTACATCCGCGCCTGCGACGGCGTGGTGCACCTGATCGGCAAAGCCGTTGGTGCCATACCCGAATCACGTGCTGTTGAGACGCTGCTGCAAACCTACCCCGACCTGCCAGATACCTTGCCGCCGCTCGCTGCCGCGCTTGCACAGCCTGAACCGGGCTTGTCATACACGCAATGGGAAGCCTACCTCGCGCTCTACCATCAACGCCCGATCTTCGTGTACCGCCCGACTGATTTTGACCAGTCTGTCTGCGAATGCCCGCGCACCGACCGCTTCACGCAAGATGCCGCCCAGGAGTCGGCCCAACGCGACCACTACAACCGCATCACCGCGCTCGGACACGATCGCGGCCAGTTCCTCAACCCGGAACGGCTGAGCTCCGCCGTGTTGCGCGATCTCGTTGACATCCTGCCGGCACTGGAACAACCGATCGAGGTGCCACCTACGCGCTTGACACACAGCGCCGAACAACTGGTCGGCCGAGACGGCGAACTCACTGTGCTGGACGACGCCTGGAACAACCCGCAGATCAACCTGGTCGTGGTGCGCGGCAAAGGCGGCGAGGGAAAGACCTCACTCGTCGCCACCTGGATGGCCGAGCTCGCGTTCAAACAATGGCGCGGCGCCGAGCGGGTGCTCGACTGGTCGTTCTACAGCCAGGGCACACGCGATCAATCCGGCGCCACGGCCGAATTCTTCATCAACCAAGCCTTGAGTGACCTCGGCGACCCCGATCCCACAGCGGGCGGGCCGGAAGAACGCGCCACCCGCCTGGCGCAGCTGATCAACGACCGCAAAACCCTGCTGGTACTTGACGGACTGGAACCGCTGCAATACCCGCCAGGTGCCATGCAAGGCGCACTGAAGGACGCCGGCATGGCGGCGCTGCTGCGCGGGCTGGTGGCCCGCAACACGGGCCTGGTGCTGATCACCACGCGCGAGAAGGTCACCGAGATCCAGCAGCACTATGGCCGTGCAGCCATCGACCACGACTTGAGCGTTCTTTCACCGCTGGCCGGTGCGCAAGTGCTGTTCAACGCCGGGGCCACGCGCGCTGGAGCCGCCACGATTGCGCCCGACGACGAAGAACTTAAAAAGGCGAGCGACGAGGTCGGTGGCCACGCCCTGACGCTCTTTTTGATTGGCCAGTACCTGCGGCTGACCGAAAACGGCGACATCCGCCGCCGCGACACAATGCGCCTCGCCGACGCCGAGCACGAGTACGTCAACGACGCCACGCGCCCCTATGGCCACGCTTTCAAAGCCATCGAGGCTTACGAAAGCTGGTTCAAATCAGGCGACGACAGCGCGCAACTGCAACTGTCGATCTTGCGCATGCTCGGGTTGTTCGACCGACCAGCCGCCGCAGCCTGTCTCAATGCGATCAGAACAAGCAACATCGCGGGCTTCACAGATGTCTGGCAGCAGCAACCGGACAGAGCCTGGCGAATGGCGCTGGCGCGACTGAAAGAGATCAAATTGATCGAGCAGAGCGACAACGGCACCGTCGACGCCCACCCGTTGATTCGCGAGTACTTCGCTAACCAGTTGCAAACGAACATGCCAGAGGCGTTTCAGGCCGCGCACTCAGCCTTGTTCGATTTTCTGTGCGAGTCGACTGAACACCAGCCGGAAACGCTGCCCGGCTTGCAGCCACTCTATGAAGCCGTCACCCACGGTTGTCTCGCCGGACGGCATAGTGAGGCGAACCACAAGGTCTACGACGCCCGTATCCTTCGTGGCACGGGCATCGACGGTTTCTACAGCTCGAGCAAACTTGGGGCGATCGGAGCCAACCTCGCAGCGGTGGCGGCTTTCTTCGACCGCTCGACATCCGGGCCGTGGAGCACCGTGTCGCCAAAACTGAAGAAAGACGATCAGGCCTGGATGTTGAACGAGGCCGCAGTCAGCCTGCGCGCCCTAGGCCGCCTGACCGAAGCGCTGCAACCGATGCAGGCCGGGTCGGACATGCTTGTTCAGCAGGAGAACTGGAAACAGGCAGCAAAAGCTGCCAGCAACCTCAGCGAGTTGCAGCTGACACTGGGCCGCGTGCCGGACGCCGTAACCACGGCTCGCCAGTCGGTCAGCTACGCGGACCAGAGCGGTGACGCATTCGAGCGAATGAGCAAACGCACCACGGCAGCGGACGCCTTGCACCAGTCGGGTGAGCGCAACGAGGCCGGCACCCTGTTCGCAGAGGCCGAAGGGATGCAACAGAAGAGGCAGCAACAGTTCCAACTGCTCTATTCACTGGGAGGTTTCCGATACTGCGACTGGCTGCTGGCCCCGGCTGAACAGACGGCGTGGCAGCTGCTGCTGGACCAGTCCGTCGCCGGTGCGAAAGCGCTGCACACACAGACGCTTGCCGAGGTGGAGCGGCGCGGGAACAAGATGTTCGAATGGCGAGTGCCGGGAGATTCTCTCCTCGACATCGCCCTCGACCACCTGACGCTCGCCCGGGTCGGGCTTATCCGCGCGATCCTCGCAACCCCGCTGCCACAACCGACGCTCGACCTTACGCAGGTCGCCGACGCCGTCGGTGGCCTTCGCGCCGCTGGCGCAACGAACCATCTGCCTAAGAGCCTGCTGACCGCCGCGCTCTACCACGCCGTCCGCGGCGAGCAAGACCTTGCCGACAAGCACCTCAGCGAAACCCAACAGATCGCCGAGCGCGGTCCCATGCCACTCTTCCTCGCCGACACCCACCTCACCCGCGCACGACTGTTTCAGGACAGAGAAGCGTTGGCAAATGCTCGCACTCTGATAGACAAACACGGCTACGGCCGACGCGCTGGCGAACTCGCCGACGCCGAGGCTGCACTGGAGAGCTAG